The region ATCTTCATACAAGCATTGTACTAGAACTTATCCGCATCTTCATTTCTACAGATACTCAGAGAACTGAAGTTGGTTTTGCATCCTTTTGCTAAAATATCAATGGAATTTGGTGGTTGTCTATACTCCCTGCGGCGGAATTTAGGCCAGAATTGGGATGCAGAAGGATCACATGTATAAcattatttcttcttcatttctttttagtCAGGTGTGTCATTTGGTCCCTGAACTTTGAGAAATAGAGTGAATTACAGTCCCCATTAAGCCCAAAATATTAGGGATTCATTAATTTGGGATAAACTCATAGAGCTCAGCTTGGCCTTGTTCAACCCTTTTGGATAAACTGATCAATGATTGTGGTGAATCATatcactaaaatttaaattttactgaTTGAATCTGGACTTTCTAATTAGTTGCTATAGATGCATTGCTTCAGAATTTTCATCAGCTAGCCATTTCTTGCTGAGTTGGCCTATGAAGCCACATTATACTCATGCAAGGACAAAAGcatcatttatattttcatattatccTGCAAAGAAGTTAAGATTTGTtggcaaggaaaaaaaataatgatgatttTGTCCTTACATGGTGCCATATGATGCAATATGAAGTATGAATGCAGCAAGATATAACTGGTTGGTGGTAATTCTGATGGAAGGTATGCATTGCAACAGATTAGTAAGTGCAAGGTTTTAGTTGggcaaattttaaaatttaggggCTTGTGGTGATTAAGCTTTAAGTGCAGGGGCCATTAGGTAATCTACCCTATATTTTTTCATCCATGTCgcaattttttttctagaagTTTAGTAAATAATTTCTACCCATGACAAACTATATTTTTTGGTGCCTCTTGAATTTGGCAATCTATTGCTCCtggattttttatattcatCTGGATTGGAGCTTGTCCATTGTAATTTACTGGTCGGAGGATCTCTTACAGAATTCCAAAAAGAGACTGCTGTTGTTTTTTCTGCACAACATTTTCTGTTGGATTGctaattcattatttataataagCCGATCTTCCtgcatttattttgtctttataatATGCAATACTCTTTGATAGCTGTGGGATGGATGGTAGTGGGTAGAAAGAGAAATGTAGGAAATGAAACTGCAATATCTCAGTGTTTCCACTCTCTTGTTGGTGATAAGAGCTGGATGAATTTGGATGTATGTATTATAGATGAAATCAATTGTTAAATTTGGATATTTCTAACTGTCCTGGAAAGAAAGGGTCATAGCATGAGTGAAGATCCAGATTTGGTGGTGAATAGATGGAAAAGGACCACATTGCAACGGACAAATTAGTAGTGCAAATGCATCAAATCTAATGATCTGATAGTTCTCATTTTGTATGAGTGGTTGTAGAGATATTAGAGGGTTTATAGAATGAAGACTAGTTTTATAAATACGTGGACATTTTTGGTTGGAGTTGGTCCAATCCTCTATTAGGGTTTGGCCATCTTGCTTGTTTACACTCTTGATCACATTTGAGTTCTTGCTCCTCTGCCAGAGATATCAGAGAGTTGCATGTGCCTCTACCATAATTCTTGTGATGCCCTTTTTATATTTCCAGGagatattctattttatttatgtgaTGCATTAGTCAGAAAAAATCCTTTCATCTGCCGAGAAGTGATCTTTAATCGGTAGCTTACATTGTTTTCCAAAGAAAGCTTTAACTATGCAAATCAACAACCTACtatgtaaattaattttcatttgtcCTACTTGTTGTCTTCTACTAattactatttaatatttttatgttgtagGAAATTTTTGGTTCCTTTCCCTGCACCACTCGGCCTGGTATATTTTGGAAAATTCTACCTGGCTTTGACAACGTTCTGTTTTGCTTCCATTGGGACTGGAGTTAACCTCGCTGACAAGCTTGATGGCTTGGCTGGCGGAACTGCTGCTTTGGCTTTCTTAGGGATGGCCGTTGCTATTCTTCCAATATGCCCTGGTCCGTGTGGTTGATGTTTTGTTCAATTATAGCTGTCAGTCACTTGAACCAGTATCTAGAGTTATTATAccctttttgtgtgtgtgtgttttgctGAGCCCTTTGTATGTTTGAAAAGTCGGAAGCCATTGGtggagaaaaataattttttggcCTAGCATCATGAAATTCTTGTTGTGCCATttaattttatggtttaatgatgtcttgttttgaattttcttgCAGAACTGTCTATTTTTGGAGCATCAATGGCTGGAGCATGTGTTGGCTTTCTTGTTCACAATCGTTACAGAGCTTCCATATTTATGGGTGATACTGGATCCCTGGCACTAGGTGGAGCTCTCGCTGCAATGGCTTCATGCACAGGAATGTTCCTTCCCTTGTTCATATCTTCTGGTGTGTTTATCTTGGACGCCGTGTCGGTCATAGTACAGGTATTGTAACCTGCCATTTTAGTTTGATTATGCTAAACTATTCACCTCAAACTATTCATTCCCTTGTTCATATCTTCTGATTTTCTTAACTTCACCATTGAACAACTATATACTATGCTCACTCATGCATCCCAGACCATGGTATGCAACAGCTATTAACTTGCAGGATGTCCAGTAGAGGACACTCTGGACAGATATTACAATAGTTCTTAATGCTATGACAGGGATGGTTGCAAAATCTGTCATCCTCCAAGTATTGCAGACACTATAGGACAACTCAAgatcttaattatatttttcttatattttttaagatcaacatattgttattgttgtatcTGGTATTGAGGATTCACTTTGCTTGTGACTTTCCTGTTTGTATGATAGGTACTTACTCTAAGGGCAACCAGATGTATACATGGAACAAGTAAATACATTCGTCGGATAGCACCCATGCACCGTATCCTTGAACTATGTGGGTTGAAAGAACCAGTGATTGTTGCAATTGCTTATGTTATATACTGCAGCATGGCCATGTATGCTGGATATGTTGGCCTGATCTCAGCTTGATCACAAGTCTTTAACCTTATTCCTCTATGAAAATTATAATCACCGCGATGTCGTGGCATAATTTCTGCTTTTGATTGCACTGAGGTCACAAGAAAAAATGCTGGAGATGGTTAAGTCTCAAGGCCCGAAGTCGTCTTCTTTTTGGGTTATTTTAAAGTTTGCAGCCTGCTGGTGATTTTTTGCTGAAGTTTCAGGTGCCATTCTTTTCTGTTGAATGATATGATCATGGCCAACTGATGAGTTCATTAAAACTTACAGTATATGTGTTTTAGATTCATTATTTCACTAGTATTAATATAAAAGCAATTTTCAACGTTCTCTTGTGCGCATTGGGAATtctttacatattatttacttgttttacttttgcaaAGCTCTGGCAAATTTAGGAATAATTTTTACTAGAATTCACTTCTCATGTTGTACTTGAGACGTATAGAAAGAACAAATACTTACAATTAAGGAAAcctgtaaaacaaaacaatatcaaaatttactctaatttcttttttaatcaacaaGACAACAGCTCTTGCagccattaaataaaaaaaaaatgttaatgttacaattcttaagaaaacataagagtaATCAAATCacaatgataaattaaataaattctaatAAAATCTCACACACAATTAACTCAAGAAAACAAGCAATTCCTTCCCTATTCAACCATATTTTCCGTACTCTGCTGGTTGTAAATATTCCTTAGTCTCTCAAGTTCCTTCTTCAGTGCCTCCTGGTGAGCTACATTATGCCATTCATTCCCCAAATCaaatgaaaacatcaaattaaaccAACCCATTTAATAACactaattaaaaagtaaatactTCTAATTAATTACCATCTTTAAAGATCTTGTCCTGTGTCAATGCAGCAATCCGTTGCCTGAGATGGCTGTTCCCGGCCGTCAGCGCCGAGCGCTGGTGGTCGAGAAACGCTACCCGCGGAGACAATGCCGACACCTccgtcttcatcatcatcatcatcaccatgtatatatatatatataacaaagccATCAAATACCATAATATTATGATTTcatgcatgcaaaaattaaaattaaaaaaaaaaaaatgaaaaacctgCAACGTTGTGACACTCCGTTCCAACTCGGAGATATACTGCAACTTCCTGACTCTAGACCTCTGAGCAGACTGTCTGTTTGCCAATATCCTGTAAAACTCAAAAGAACAcagagatttttcttttttaagtaaataaatcacaaagaaattactaattaattatgtAAGTAAGTaattactcatatatatatatgcaaaagtcTGACCTTTTAACTCTCTTTGGATCCAAAGGAGAAGATATTTTGTCTTCAACCTTGCAACCTGCAGGAACAAGAGTAATACTACTGTCCTCCATGGCAGGAAGAAGTAGTTTCTCATCATCAGAAGGTGATGAAACTGAAGGTGGAGGAGCATCATTGTCCAACAAGGACAAGAGTTGGTCAGCATCAAAGTCATCATCAGGATCAAGGAAGGCGATGGAGTCACTGGAGGAACGGCGGTGTGAGGAACGTTTGGCGGATGAGAAGTCAAGGAAGTCATCAAAAGAGTAGTTTGTAGTAGCCATGGATGGGATCTTGGGTGGTAATAAGTACTGTTCCATAAGTGCTAATTAActgtctctatatatatatatatatagtgtgagTGTCTCTTGTTTCCTTCTTAATTTCTCTGTGCTACACTACTACTAGCTATAGATCTTCTAAtttctcttgttgttgttgttgttgctgttgttgttgttgttttgatgGCATAGTTAGTAAGTAGTGTGTATGTATGGATCATATGTTGAGAAGGAGGTGGATCAAGAGACAGCAAGCGACAGCTGGGAATGGGAATGGAGGGACGTTGGGAATGAAACGATTGGTTGACATAAGGGGAAGCATGTGCCACTGTGACTGTCTTTAGAATCTTTGTGAAGGGAaccacttgtttttatttatttattttatttatttatttttaatggagTTTGGTGCAAATGTTCATCGTTGAGaaattttttgtgtgtgtgtatatatatatatacacacatttataaaatttagcgAGTAGTTGAGGGACATTGAGAAATGCATTAATCGTTCACCCGTTGCGATGGTGGTaatgataatttatatatataattcttttaataaaatagataattgtacatgaattatattatatatctttatcctgttttttttttcagaagagttaatatttaatttttatttacaaataaaagATTCAGTTTCCATAAACTGAAGTCATGTCGGTGTTTTGTAActaaatataataaagaacttaaaattatatatatatatatatatatgcatttctaatgagaataataataatatttaagtttatgGAGGGTGGTGGGAAACCAAAAGAAAGATCAAAGATAGGATGgagagagaatgagaaaaaTGTTTGGACTTTGGATATGAATGATGCGTTTTCCATGTGCACGGATCCCATTGCTGTGTCTGTCCGACTGTCCCCATAACTCCATTGCCTCCCCCCCTCACATGCACATTGCACACCCCACCCCCCCTCATGCATATGCATCACTActgtttccttcttcttctcttcttttttagcttttcttttcttttcttttatttatttatttattattattattcgctaacattctttgatttctcttttctttttttaaaaaaatttcttgttattatattatatgtatatttgatTGCTTGGTGTGGTGGGTTCAGAGCTGTCTTTCATGTTGCATGCTTTTGAAGGAATGAAGATATACTCAACCACTCATCATTCACGTTGTAAAGAGTATGCCATCacgttttgttttggtttttttttttaaatagttatatatttGTACCATTATTTTGcttgtgagattttttttttatttagaaaaacttgtgagaattttcaaataatagaaCTCGAGTGGTTAATAAATAAGTTGTACTCGCGAGCTAGTATTAGTATCTCAAAATATTTGGAGTTGATGCTTAAACGACTTGTTGAAGTTTGGATAGAAATAGTTGAttttaatgtaatataatacaataaatatgaaatatgtgatatatatatatatatttaaatttaaagctGAACTTTTATGTTTAAGCCATGCTAAACactaaaaagtatttttaaaagttttaaaatttaaattttatttactaaaaatttaaagcggttttaaattttattaaaacaaaactaGATTTAGGAGGATTTGGCAAAGATGGGTTTCCATGAAAACATATCactgcaaaaaagaaaaaaagtaattattattattattgttgttgtggttgttaTTAAAGCAAAGCTAGAAATGTTTAGCATTTGTTgcaaaaggttttttttattttttttttaaaaaaaaagaaaagctgaTGAAAATAACGTATAACAAAGAGCCAAAATTTAGAGATTATTTAGCATTTTAACTTTTACCAGTAGCATTAAAATGCcaattttaaagattttaacTTATTAAATGTGTTGGGGGCGCTGGTGAAGCAACTGAGAATGTCTGTGGAGTGGTCCATGAATGGGCGGCCCATGTTATCTGTCATATAGGCCATTTACACCTTCGGATTTTTTCatacataaattattattttattcatcacAAATCTACGATAATTAAAATGAGAATCTTTTAAGTCATCAATCTACGATcacttaaaacataaaataattaaaaatcaatttgtgaaatattttatttttgctcgGCTTTATTAGAATTAGAGTCAATCGGtatggaattatatatatatatatattctctaaaataacttattttaaatattttaaaaaactaaatatttattttcataagcGGAGTCATCAGTATTGAGACGATCCTTTTAAATTGGGTAATTACATAggtataaaaaaagtttttttataattttatttttaataaaatgagatAAACGATGTGTCAGAGACGTGCATGGAGTTAACCCCTCAACACATCTATATCCTGATCTTATATGAGCGATTTTTTTCTGCAATACATAAACACCCTATGTGAGGGATTTGATGCTAATAGATCAAGTCCAGTGGTGTCAATTGGGCCTGCACGACGCTGTGTGTGTCCAGGTTAGTACAACCTGTCAACATGGGATGGTCGGCCCAGCACGAGACACGGCCCACTTTGGGTGGGCTCATGCCGTACCGAcccacatattaatattttattatttttaatataaaattttaaaaataaaaataaaaatttaaaaactcagaaaaattgaaaaaaaaagttaaaaaaattgataaaatataaatgtacATTCTCAAcaaattatcaattaatttatcaactaatttataattttattttctcattctCCATCATACTAATAGAAGATGTATCATGTTGAGGGAACTAAAAAGTCAAAAGAGAATTAGATTGAGGGATGATAGAGTTTGGTgtgaaaattttagtttgaatttaggggtatttataatttttgtaaaatatttttaattctaaaaatgcCCTCAAAAACTAGCAGTTTATTATTGTAAAgggcaaaaatatcatttatatcaAAAGTGACTAAAATACTTATAAAACTAGCGTTAATTGTTGGGATGGGTAAAAGTGTCTTTCCgacaaagcaaaaaaaaaaatcaaaattttaaatttttaatccccataaaaggaataaaaataaaaattttgaattatagaGTTTTGGGCGTTGCGGGCCGGCACAGCCTGCGGGTCACGGAATTCCGCCCTGGCACGACCGAGGTTCTGAGCCGTGCCAAGCTCGAAGCACGCTACTGTAGCACCATATTTGGATTGGGCATGACCCAAATCATGCCAGACCGTGCTGAGCCGTGCCAGGCCCCGTTGATAAGCCGAGATCAAGAGATAATTAACTCTATAGATAACAATGTAACATTCAACCT is a window of Dioscorea cayenensis subsp. rotundata cultivar TDr96_F1 chromosome 5, TDr96_F1_v2_PseudoChromosome.rev07_lg8_w22 25.fasta, whole genome shotgun sequence DNA encoding:
- the LOC120261963 gene encoding basic leucine zipper 19-like — its product is MEQYLLPPKIPSMATTNYSFDDFLDFSSAKRSSHRRSSSDSIAFLDPDDDFDADQLLSLLDNDAPPPSVSSPSDDEKLLLPAMEDSSITLVPAGCKVEDKISSPLDPKRVKRILANRQSAQRSRVRKLQYISELERSVTTLQTEVSALSPRVAFLDHQRSALTAGNSHLRQRIAALTQDKIFKDAHQEALKKELERLRNIYNQQSTENMVE